In a single window of the Acipenser ruthenus chromosome 20, fAciRut3.2 maternal haplotype, whole genome shotgun sequence genome:
- the LOC117425198 gene encoding uncharacterized protein LOC117425198 isoform X2 encodes MGNEMKSVMRVWLKMFILGFLQAASYGNIYVSKKSVVTLPCDVKPQTQVAWSYKKDVSSAYTNIVKNVGRNTLFGTTPMKSKSRILSSSALQIQDVETGFAGFYQCEISGIKKEYNLLVVSVVPEHPGPYLQSSSLKLDCLVSGSSGERPVWLQPGSEEVWSSSSTLEIEELTMRHSGTWRCRVGSFKLEQKVEVLGIQADPSSGMLSVKNGGSVFFPCELSSSLTEPQYQSERAIWSRVTQESPAEQEILELNKPNKRPLLSSSKGNNSISLSKVSPVDAGRYTCLVQINRAKMSKSFQLNVLSVESSGGNVVCCLHGNASGFQMEWSDAEGQARDLQMQQGESKTTLTLPMAQMNSTAWKCNLYLGSKLQTSIDYTPGTADDRSSSNVGFRGWVAAVLKMELWVLISICVGGVILIALVGVVIGLLVRRRHLKRLTRRRRLQKQPLTPRQYCQCQRKRTNNGSRRMNSYQEEDRDY; translated from the exons ATGGGAAACGAGATGAAATCTGTCATGCGCGTTTGGCTAAAAATGTTCATTTTGG GATTCTTACAGGCAGCTTCCTATGGAAACATATACGTATCTAAGAAGAGCGTGGTCACGTTGCCTTGTGATGTGAAACCACAGACACAAGTAGCATGGAGCTATAAGAAAGATGTTTCTTCTGCATACACCAACATTGTCAAGAATGTAGGAAGAAACACACTGTTTG GTACCACTCCAATGAAATCAAAATCCAGAATCCTCTCAAGTTCAGCCCTGCAGATACAGGATGTGGAGACAGGCTTCGCTGGTTTTTATCAATGCGAGATCTCTGGTATAAAGAAAGAGTACAACCTATTGGTCGTTTCTG tggttccagagcaccccgGCCCCTACCTGCAGTCTTCCTCGTTGAAGCTGGACTGTTTGGTCAGTGGCAGCTCCGGTGAGAGGCCAGTGTGGCTCCAGCCTGGCAGTGAGGAAGTGTGGAGTTCAAGCAGCACTCTGGAGATTGAAGAGTTAACAATGAGACACAGCGGGACCTGGAGGTGCAGAGTGGGGTCCTTTAAACTGGAGCAGAAAGTGGAGGTGCTGG GTATTCAAGCCGACCCTTCGTCTGGGATGCTCTCTGTTAAGAATGGGGGTTCAGTCTTCTTTCCTTGCGAGCTGAGCAGCAGCCTTACTGAACCCCAGTACCAGAGTGAGAGAGCGATCTGGAGTCGCGTTACACAGGAATCTCCCGCTGAACAGGAAATCCTTGAACTAAACAAACCGAACAAAAGGCCGTTATTGTCATCCTCCAAGGGGAACAACTCCATCAGCCTGAGCAAGGTCAGCCCTGTCGATGCTGGGAGGTACACGTGCCTTGTGCAAATCAACAGGGCTAAGATGAGTAAATCCTTCCAGTTAAACGTGCTGAGCG TCGAGTCCAGCGGAGGTAACGTTGTATGCTGTCTGCACGGCAACGCATCAGGATTTCAAATGGAATGGAGCGACGCGGAGGGTCAGGCGAGAGACTTGCAGATGCAGCAGGGCGAAAGCAAGACCACACTGACCCTCCCCATGGCCCAGATGAACTCAACAGCATGGAAATGCAACTTATACCTGGGCAGCAAACTGCAAACTAGCATCGACTACACACCGGGCACAGCAG ATGACAGGAGCAGCAGCAACGTGGGCTTCAGAGGCTGGGTGGCAGCTGTTCTGAAGATGGAGCTGTGGGTTCTGATCTCAATCTGTGTGGGCGGAGTCATCCTGATTGCTCTCGTTGGCGTTGTCATCGGGCTGCTGGTGAGACGGCGCCACCTgaag AGACTGACTCGAAGAAGAAGGTTGCAAAAACAACCATTGACCCCGCGTCAGTACTGTCAATGTCAACG caAAAGAACAAATAACGGATCTCGCAGAATGAACTCGTACCAGGAGGAAGACAGAGACTATTAA
- the LOC117425198 gene encoding uncharacterized protein LOC117425198 isoform X1: MGNEMKSVMRVWLKMFILGFLQAASYGNIYVSKKSVVTLPCDVKPQTQVAWSYKKDVSSAYTNIVKNVGRNTLFGTTPMKSKSRILSSSALQIQDVETGFAGFYQCEISGIKKEYNLLVVSVVPEHPGPYLQSSSLKLDCLVSGSSGERPVWLQPGSEEVWSSSSTLEIEELTMRHSGTWRCRVGSFKLEQKVEVLGIQADPSSGMLSVKNGGSVFFPCELSSSLTEPQYQSERAIWSRVTQESPAEQEILELNKPNKRPLLSSSKGNNSISLSKVSPVDAGRYTCLVQINRAKMSKSFQLNVLSVESSGGNVVCCLHGNASGFQMEWSDAEGQARDLQMQQGESKTTLTLPMAQMNSTAWKCNLYLGSKLQTSIDYTPGTAVDDRSSSNVGFRGWVAAVLKMELWVLISICVGGVILIALVGVVIGLLVRRRHLKRLTRRRRLQKQPLTPRQYCQCQRKRTNNGSRRMNSYQEEDRDY, encoded by the exons ATGGGAAACGAGATGAAATCTGTCATGCGCGTTTGGCTAAAAATGTTCATTTTGG GATTCTTACAGGCAGCTTCCTATGGAAACATATACGTATCTAAGAAGAGCGTGGTCACGTTGCCTTGTGATGTGAAACCACAGACACAAGTAGCATGGAGCTATAAGAAAGATGTTTCTTCTGCATACACCAACATTGTCAAGAATGTAGGAAGAAACACACTGTTTG GTACCACTCCAATGAAATCAAAATCCAGAATCCTCTCAAGTTCAGCCCTGCAGATACAGGATGTGGAGACAGGCTTCGCTGGTTTTTATCAATGCGAGATCTCTGGTATAAAGAAAGAGTACAACCTATTGGTCGTTTCTG tggttccagagcaccccgGCCCCTACCTGCAGTCTTCCTCGTTGAAGCTGGACTGTTTGGTCAGTGGCAGCTCCGGTGAGAGGCCAGTGTGGCTCCAGCCTGGCAGTGAGGAAGTGTGGAGTTCAAGCAGCACTCTGGAGATTGAAGAGTTAACAATGAGACACAGCGGGACCTGGAGGTGCAGAGTGGGGTCCTTTAAACTGGAGCAGAAAGTGGAGGTGCTGG GTATTCAAGCCGACCCTTCGTCTGGGATGCTCTCTGTTAAGAATGGGGGTTCAGTCTTCTTTCCTTGCGAGCTGAGCAGCAGCCTTACTGAACCCCAGTACCAGAGTGAGAGAGCGATCTGGAGTCGCGTTACACAGGAATCTCCCGCTGAACAGGAAATCCTTGAACTAAACAAACCGAACAAAAGGCCGTTATTGTCATCCTCCAAGGGGAACAACTCCATCAGCCTGAGCAAGGTCAGCCCTGTCGATGCTGGGAGGTACACGTGCCTTGTGCAAATCAACAGGGCTAAGATGAGTAAATCCTTCCAGTTAAACGTGCTGAGCG TCGAGTCCAGCGGAGGTAACGTTGTATGCTGTCTGCACGGCAACGCATCAGGATTTCAAATGGAATGGAGCGACGCGGAGGGTCAGGCGAGAGACTTGCAGATGCAGCAGGGCGAAAGCAAGACCACACTGACCCTCCCCATGGCCCAGATGAACTCAACAGCATGGAAATGCAACTTATACCTGGGCAGCAAACTGCAAACTAGCATCGACTACACACCGGGCACAGCAG TAGATGACAGGAGCAGCAGCAACGTGGGCTTCAGAGGCTGGGTGGCAGCTGTTCTGAAGATGGAGCTGTGGGTTCTGATCTCAATCTGTGTGGGCGGAGTCATCCTGATTGCTCTCGTTGGCGTTGTCATCGGGCTGCTGGTGAGACGGCGCCACCTgaag AGACTGACTCGAAGAAGAAGGTTGCAAAAACAACCATTGACCCCGCGTCAGTACTGTCAATGTCAACG caAAAGAACAAATAACGGATCTCGCAGAATGAACTCGTACCAGGAGGAAGACAGAGACTATTAA